CGCGATGCAGCGCTCGTCCGGCGCGACGAGCGCACGGTCGATGCCGAGCGTGTCCATGGTGGTGAGCAGGGTGTCGGCGTCGAGCGCGACCTCGCGGCCGCGCCCCAGGCGCACGTGTGCGTCGACGATCATCGCGCCCCCAGCCGGTCGCCGAGTAGCCGGCGCGGGTTGTCGACGAGCATCGCGGTGCGCTGCTCGTCGGTGATGCCCCAGCCGTCGATCTCGGCGACGCGCGCCACCGCGTAGTCCTGGCTGGGTTTGTCGGACAGGCCTGCGTCGGTGCCGAACAGCACGCGGTCGCGGGGGGCGTGCTCGAGGATCGTGCGCGCGGCGTACGGCGGGGTGCCGCAGATGCACAGGTGGAGGTTCGGGGTCTCCTGGGTGACGGCGAGCGCCTCGCGCCAGCAGTCGTGCAGGCCGCCGTGACCGAGGACCACGGGCAGCCGTGGATGCCGGCGTGCGAGGGCCGCGATCTGTGCGGGCGTCGAGTACGGCGGCGTGCCGTCGTGGCTGAGCAGCACGCTGTCGCCGGCGACGAGTACCTCGCAGATCGCGTCGAGCGCGGGCTCGTGCATGCTGAAGCCCTGCAGCCAGGGGTGCAGCTTGAGGCCGGCGAGCTCGAGCTCGCCGAGGACCCGTTCGGTCTCCGCGACCGCGCCGTCGTGCCGCGGGTTGACCGTGCCGAAGCCGGCGAGCCGGTCCGGATACCGGTGGACGAACGCGGCGAGCTCGTCGTTGGCCTCCGGTGTTGCGTTGAACAGGCCGTCGTGGGCGAGGACGACGGCCGCCTCGATGCCCGCGGTGTCCATGAACGCGACGAACTCGTCGGGTCCGAACGCCGCGCCGGCGAGCCAGCTCGCCGTGCGCCAGGCGGGAGGGTGGGAGTGGAAGTCGATCATGCCCGGCTCTCGCCTCCGTCGTCGTGCGTTGACCGCTCGTGGGCGGCGGTCGCCACCCGTTCGCTCGTCTCCAGTGCGGCGCGACCGGCCGCCAGACCGGGTTCGGGGCGCGTGCGCTCGCCGGTCGCCAGCTCGACGAAGCGGGTGAGCTGGCGGTCGAAGCAGCGCGTCGTGCGGTCGCCGTCGAACTCGACCCGCTCGTACCCGTCCGCCGTCGTCAGCTCGAGGTCGAACGTCGAGCCGTGCAGCACGGCGTGGCCGCGCGGGCCGAGGAACGTGACCTCGCTGCGGGGGAGGGCGTCGGTGAGCCAGCCGAACTCGACGAGCGCGACGGTGGAGTCCGCGTACGTGAGCCGCGCGCCGACGAGGTTGGGAGCGGGGAGGTCGGCGTCGGTGCGCAGGGCCCACGCGTCGTCGACGGTGGGGGAGCTGGCGCCGAGCAGGACGGTGAGCCAGTCGAAGACGTGGGCGCCCTCGTGGACGACGGGCGTGCCGTGGGCGAGCGTACGCCGGAGCCGTGCGGTGTGCTCCTCGTCGTGCGGGTCGCGACGCTCGTCGTAGATGTGCGCCCGGACGAGCAGCGGCCGCCCGAGCCGGCCGTCGCGCAGCCAGCCGGCCAGGGTCTCGATCGCGGGGTCGTGCCGGTACGTCAGCCCGACCTGCAGGCGCGCGGTCTCGTCTTCGGTGAGTGCGTCGTACGCGGCGGCGGCCCCGACGGACGTCGCGACCGGCTTCTCGGCGAGGACGTACCTGCCGGCACGCACGGCGCGGATCGCGAGGTCCGTGGTCACCCACGGTGGCGTCGCGAGCACCACGGCGTCGACGGTGTCATCGGCGAGCACCTCGTCGAGATCGGTGGTGGTGCGTACACCCGACCCGGCCGTCGCGTGTGCCCGGTCGAGCCGCTCGGCCGAGACGTCGAC
The genomic region above belongs to Streptosporangiales bacterium and contains:
- a CDS encoding amidohydrolase family protein; translation: MIDFHSHPPAWRTASWLAGAAFGPDEFVAFMDTAGIEAAVVLAHDGLFNATPEANDELAAFVHRYPDRLAGFGTVNPRHDGAVAETERVLGELELAGLKLHPWLQGFSMHEPALDAICEVLVAGDSVLLSHDGTPPYSTPAQIAALARRHPRLPVVLGHGGLHDCWREALAVTQETPNLHLCICGTPPYAARTILEHAPRDRVLFGTDAGLSDKPSQDYAVARVAEIDGWGITDEQRTAMLVDNPRRLLGDRLGAR
- a CDS encoding gfo/Idh/MocA family oxidoreductase — protein: MRTALAGLGDIGAGAHLPALLRHPQVELAALVDVSAERLDRAHATAGSGVRTTTDLDEVLADDTVDAVVLATPPWVTTDLAIRAVRAGRYVLAEKPVATSVGAAAAYDALTEDETARLQVGLTYRHDPAIETLAGWLRDGRLGRPLLVRAHIYDERRDPHDEEHTARLRRTLAHGTPVVHEGAHVFDWLTVLLGASSPTVDDAWALRTDADLPAPNLVGARLTYADSTVALVEFGWLTDALPRSEVTFLGPRGHAVLHGSTFDLELTTADGYERVEFDGDRTTRCFDRQLTRFVELATGERTRPEPGLAAGRAALETSERVATAAHERSTHDDGGESRA